In a single window of the Chloroflexota bacterium genome:
- a CDS encoding zinc-binding dehydrogenase yields the protein MQAVVLNAIGQPMALEEIPTPEPRAGEVLVKVAACGVCHTDLHVVKAEVRFPVPCVLGHEVSGTVVAHGPGLSPTDAARLAVGRRVVGGFIMPCGACYYCVRGQDGLCETFFTVNRLGGKLYDGDTRLFRPDGSPVWMYSMGGLAEYAVIPATGVAPLPDDLPFAEAAILGCAVFTAYGAVRRGAQLRAGESVAVVATGGVGSNVIQLARAFGAYPIVAIDVRDEKLAAARALGATHAINGATEDVGARIRELTDGRGVDVAFEALGRPETFVQATSIVRAGGRAVMVGIAAAGSTAPVEITPLVRRGVSIVGSYGASTRADLPEVIELARQGAVDVARAVTRRYTLAEAAAAYDALNRGEIVGRAIVTMPA from the coding sequence ATGCAAGCGGTCGTGCTGAATGCCATCGGGCAGCCGATGGCCCTGGAAGAGATCCCGACGCCGGAGCCTCGGGCCGGCGAGGTGCTGGTCAAGGTCGCGGCCTGCGGCGTCTGTCACACCGACCTGCACGTGGTGAAGGCCGAGGTCCGCTTTCCGGTCCCCTGCGTGCTTGGGCACGAGGTCTCGGGGACCGTCGTCGCGCATGGCCCGGGCCTCTCGCCTACGGACGCGGCGCGGCTGGCCGTCGGGCGGCGCGTCGTCGGCGGGTTCATCATGCCGTGCGGCGCCTGCTACTACTGCGTGCGGGGCCAGGACGGCCTGTGCGAGACGTTCTTCACGGTCAACCGGCTCGGCGGCAAGCTGTACGATGGGGACACCCGCCTGTTCCGGCCGGACGGCTCGCCGGTCTGGATGTACTCGATGGGCGGGCTGGCCGAGTACGCCGTGATCCCGGCCACCGGCGTCGCGCCGCTGCCAGATGATCTGCCATTTGCCGAGGCGGCCATCCTGGGCTGTGCCGTGTTCACCGCCTACGGGGCCGTTCGACGCGGCGCGCAGCTACGAGCCGGCGAGTCGGTGGCCGTGGTGGCGACGGGCGGCGTCGGGTCGAACGTGATCCAGTTGGCGCGGGCGTTCGGCGCGTACCCCATCGTCGCCATCGACGTGCGCGATGAGAAGCTGGCGGCGGCCCGCGCGCTCGGCGCGACGCACGCTATCAACGGCGCAACGGAGGACGTGGGGGCGCGCATCCGCGAGCTGACGGATGGGCGCGGCGTGGATGTCGCGTTTGAGGCGCTGGGCCGGCCCGAGACGTTCGTCCAGGCGACGAGCATCGTGCGGGCGGGCGGGCGCGCGGTGATGGTGGGGATCGCGGCGGCCGGCTCGACGGCCCCGGTCGAGATCACGCCGCTGGTCCGGCGCGGCGTCAGCATCGTCGGCTCGTACGGCGCGAGCACCCGCGCCGACCTCCCCGAGGTCATCGAGCTGGCGCGGCAGGGCGCGGTGGACGTGGCCCGCGCGGTGACGCGCCGGTACACGCTGGCCGAGGCCGCCGCCGCCTACGATGCGCTCAATCGCGGGGAGATCGTCGGCCGGGCCATCGTCACCATGCCAGCGTAG
- a CDS encoding protein kinase, producing MADLSGRQLGPYLLQRKLGQGGMGAVYVGVHKTLQTERAIKVLLPTEVDEAVVERFVREGVISASLRHPNIVEIFDVGEQDDIHFLVMELVEGVSLLQLLRKEGAVPLDRVVVMLRQVASALDYAHARGVVHRDIKPSNIIVGPDDEVTLIDFGIARAMDESRLTRVGMVVGTFEYMAPEIVTEGGGSPGADRYALGVVAYQMLTGRTPFGGESAHSIMYKQVHETPPPPTRFRGDLPPGVDVVLLRQLAKQPEARFASSQAFVDALSEVAQQGPLTEDATSLGEVTRPGFEPPTPGSGQTPFPRSGRATRPAPAPGPAPAPAATMTPPGATALPGAGTRPAPPPPLTSPGTQPSTTPAPFAPRTPIPAAPAAAYTPRPAAPPTSATWPGAPAAPGTVLGAPALQQPKRSSAGLIVGIMVATLLMLVVIMVVVWPIQQRVSDLVSGVLGTATTAPATKPAATAAPTVPPTSAPAAVQPKPAPTTPPTAVQPPAGAPAPAQPKPAVTPEPPRAPTAPPTSAAPPTLTADQRLAQARAASAAGNHASALSMLDDLRRGNTGVPGLDDAQYDVHMAFGRSLLDGGNIDGSIEQFESALKVRPGDGAAQDGRKQALLTRNYAQMEAAWDRDQELAIKLLEENMQLDANFRETRQKLYALLIMKADRLLGAGEHDAAFPVLMRALDILPDAGEAQMRLVSYTPTPVPTATPRPVVVPQQPAQQQQTAPQTQPRPSGGSYTPPAPAPSSSGGSSCPGGVCP from the coding sequence ATGGCAGATCTGAGCGGCCGGCAGCTTGGGCCGTACCTGCTCCAGCGCAAGCTGGGCCAGGGCGGCATGGGCGCGGTCTACGTCGGCGTCCACAAGACGCTGCAGACCGAGCGCGCCATCAAGGTGCTGCTGCCCACCGAGGTTGACGAGGCCGTCGTCGAGCGGTTCGTGCGCGAGGGCGTGATCTCCGCCTCGCTGCGCCACCCCAACATCGTCGAGATCTTCGACGTTGGCGAGCAGGACGACATCCACTTCCTGGTGATGGAGCTGGTGGAGGGCGTCTCGCTGCTCCAGCTGCTGCGGAAGGAAGGCGCGGTCCCGCTCGACCGCGTGGTGGTGATGCTGCGGCAGGTCGCCTCGGCGCTGGACTATGCCCATGCGCGCGGCGTCGTGCACCGCGACATCAAGCCCTCGAACATCATCGTCGGGCCGGACGACGAGGTCACGCTGATCGACTTCGGCATCGCCCGGGCGATGGACGAGTCCCGCCTGACGCGCGTTGGGATGGTCGTCGGCACCTTCGAGTACATGGCCCCGGAGATCGTCACCGAGGGCGGCGGCAGCCCCGGCGCGGATCGGTACGCCCTGGGGGTGGTGGCGTACCAGATGCTGACGGGCCGGACGCCGTTCGGCGGCGAGTCCGCCCACTCGATCATGTACAAGCAGGTTCACGAGACGCCGCCCCCGCCGACGCGCTTCCGGGGCGACCTGCCGCCCGGCGTCGACGTGGTGCTCTTGCGGCAGCTTGCCAAGCAGCCGGAGGCGCGCTTTGCCTCGTCGCAGGCGTTCGTCGATGCGCTCTCGGAGGTCGCCCAGCAAGGCCCCCTGACCGAAGACGCCACGTCTCTGGGCGAGGTGACCCGGCCCGGCTTCGAGCCGCCAACGCCCGGCAGCGGGCAGACGCCGTTCCCACGCTCCGGCCGCGCGACGCGCCCGGCCCCCGCGCCCGGCCCTGCTCCCGCGCCGGCCGCCACCATGACGCCGCCCGGCGCGACGGCCCTCCCGGGCGCCGGGACGCGGCCGGCCCCGCCGCCGCCGCTGACCAGCCCCGGCACCCAGCCGAGCACGACGCCGGCGCCCTTTGCGCCCCGCACACCGATCCCCGCCGCGCCGGCCGCGGCCTATACGCCCCGGCCAGCAGCCCCGCCGACTTCGGCAACGTGGCCCGGAGCGCCGGCCGCGCCGGGCACCGTCCTGGGTGCTCCCGCGCTGCAGCAACCGAAGAGGTCGTCAGCAGGACTGATCGTCGGGATCATGGTGGCGACGCTGCTGATGCTCGTCGTGATCATGGTCGTCGTCTGGCCCATCCAACAGCGTGTCAGCGACCTCGTATCCGGGGTGTTGGGAACGGCGACGACAGCCCCGGCGACGAAGCCGGCCGCCACCGCCGCCCCGACCGTCCCACCCACGAGCGCGCCGGCCGCCGTTCAGCCGAAGCCCGCCCCCACAACGCCGCCGACTGCCGTCCAGCCACCGGCAGGCGCGCCGGCCCCGGCCCAGCCGAAGCCGGCCGTCACGCCGGAGCCGCCCCGCGCGCCGACGGCCCCGCCCACATCAGCCGCGCCGCCAACCCTCACGGCGGACCAGCGGCTGGCCCAGGCCCGCGCCGCCTCGGCCGCCGGCAACCACGCCTCGGCCCTCTCGATGCTCGACGATCTGCGCCGGGGCAACACCGGCGTGCCGGGCCTGGACGACGCCCAGTACGACGTGCACATGGCGTTCGGACGGTCGCTGCTGGACGGCGGCAACATCGACGGCAGCATCGAGCAGTTCGAGTCGGCGCTGAAGGTGCGCCCGGGCGACGGGGCGGCCCAGGATGGGCGCAAACAGGCGCTCCTGACCAGGAACTACGCGCAGATGGAAGCGGCCTGGGACCGGGATCAGGAGCTGGCGATCAAGCTGCTCGAAGAGAACATGCAGCTCGACGCGAACTTCCGCGAAACCCGCCAGAAGTTGTATGCGTTACTGATCATGAAGGCGGATCGGCTGCTCGGTGCAGGCGAGCACGATGCGGCGTTCCCGGTCCTGATGCGGGCGCTGGACATCCTCCCGGACGCTGGCGAGGCGCAGATGCGGCTGGTGAGCTACACCCCGACGCCCGTGCCGACCGCCACGCCGCGCCCGGTTGTTGTGCCGCAGCAGCCAGCGCAGCAGCAGCAGACGGCCCCCCAGACGCAGCCTCGGCCCAGTGGCGGCTCGTACACGCCGCCAGCGCCAGCACCGAGCAGCTCTGGCGGATCGAGCTGCCCAGGTGGAGTGTGCCCATAA
- a CDS encoding extracellular solute-binding protein, protein MPDRSSPIAVYHAGSLNAAMAELRHALLSAGGPPSETHGGPSVALANGIRAGELQADLFASADAQVIESVLFGAEHTPAARWLVIFCRQRMALVYSPRSRFRAELDAAAAGAVPWYEVAQRPGFVFKRGDPRNDPGGYRGVLACRLAELHYGIPGLGDRLLQGENSEDRIVVGGDFTPLIEGRADAHLTHATTAARLGLPMIMLPDEIDQGNPLLAAFYARVSYTNPLGQTFRGRPLAYGATIPTSAANPEGATAFLRFLLSEAGQSILATHGFEPAVPLVGGDAQALPPTVAALVQGRYDEAG, encoded by the coding sequence GTGCCCGATCGGTCCTCGCCCATCGCCGTCTACCACGCCGGCTCGTTGAACGCCGCGATGGCCGAGCTGCGCCACGCGCTGCTGTCGGCCGGCGGCCCACCGTCTGAGACGCACGGCGGACCGTCCGTCGCGCTGGCAAACGGCATCCGGGCCGGCGAGTTGCAGGCGGATCTCTTCGCCAGCGCCGACGCCCAGGTGATCGAGTCGGTGTTGTTCGGCGCGGAGCACACCCCGGCCGCGCGCTGGCTGGTCATCTTCTGTCGACAGCGGATGGCCCTGGTCTACAGTCCGCGCAGCCGGTTCCGCGCCGAGCTTGACGCGGCGGCGGCCGGCGCGGTCCCCTGGTACGAGGTGGCCCAGCGGCCGGGGTTCGTCTTCAAGCGCGGCGATCCCCGCAACGATCCTGGCGGCTACCGAGGCGTGCTGGCTTGCCGCCTGGCCGAGCTGCACTACGGCATCCCAGGCCTTGGAGATCGGCTGCTGCAGGGCGAGAACAGCGAGGATCGGATCGTCGTGGGTGGGGACTTCACCCCGCTGATCGAGGGGCGCGCGGACGCCCACCTGACGCACGCCACCACGGCCGCCCGCCTCGGCCTACCGATGATCATGCTTCCTGACGAAATCGATCAGGGGAACCCCTTGCTGGCCGCCTTCTACGCGCGGGTCTCGTACACCAACCCGCTCGGGCAGACCTTCCGGGGCCGGCCGCTGGCCTACGGCGCGACGATCCCGACCAGCGCCGCTAATCCCGAGGGCGCGACGGCGTTTCTCCGGTTTCTGCTCTCCGAGGCCGGCCAATCGATCCTCGCCACGCACGGCTTCGAGCCGGCCGTTCCGCTGGTCGGCGGCGACGCCCAGGCCCTGCCGCCGACGGTGGCCGCGCTCGTCCAGGGGCGCTACGACGAGGCCGGCTGA